The Lolium rigidum isolate FL_2022 chromosome 2, APGP_CSIRO_Lrig_0.1, whole genome shotgun sequence genomic interval tgctgctgctgctgcaggacCCGGTGACCCCGCTGGAGGATACAGAGATTCATTCCATCACCACAGAAGCAACCCTGGCCTTTCTTCTCAACTTCCTCGGGTCGGCCTCCCTTctgtggtttgctatgagaaaaggtGCCCATCCGCTCTCCCTCGATCTGTAATTCTGTACTGATGAGATGCAAATCTCCATTAGTATTTTTTATTGTTTGATTCGCGACCGTGGAAAACGAGAAACAATCGCTCAAGtgacaaaaatatttttttattgtttgaagatGTATCATATTAGACAGTACTCATATAAGTGTTGGTAACTGCTTAATTTGTTATGCAATGCCCCAACACATTTGGTGCGCTATTGGAACCCCACTGTTATTCAGCTCGCAAGCTTACAATGCTTCTGCTACTGAACGAAAAGATGCAAATACTGATCTGCATTCGGGTAAATAAAAAAGCTTTTTTTTGCGGGGTAAATGAACAAGCTTTTGAAGGCGTTCGCTATAGGATTCTTATTTGACTAGGAAGAAACAAATGCTCAACCAAACATTTTTGCGCAACAACTCAGATAAATTAATTACTGGCCAAGATTTTATATTTCTCACAAACAATACAACAACCATGTTGCCCGAAGAATATCAATACATTCTCCATTCTATTTGATCCTTGCACAAGCCTCGCCATGAAATTCTCGCCGCTTGTGGACCTTATTAGATGGCCGTTTTAGCTCAGCAGCTTCAGTGACAAAAGGTGCCTTGTAGCACCTAGAGAAGCGTTTTAACAAGCAGGTTTTGTCCAAACATGTCGATAGCTGATATGAGGAAGTTTGGAATGAACAAGGGTGCAGGTATGTGCTGTTTGTTCCTGCTCCTTGTGTGGGGTAAGGCTGCGGCATGGAAGGTGTCTGCAAGCGCTTGGGCATCGACTCACGCCGGATGCTGCTCCGTCCTCATTGCATGATTGCATCGGCCTAGCAGTGTTGGCTGTCGTCCCTGCACCTTTCCTGTCTATTCGTCGTGTTGCTGTCTGTGGAAGTTTAGTTTtgagcacacactaactttggaaGGCTATATAAGAGACTACCTTTAAAGGAAACGTGATTAAGAAACGCGATACAATACACAGATTTATATGGGGTCAGTACAAAAAAGATGGTAAACACAATGCTTATATATTGCACACTCTGTATAATTACTTACTTTGCATGTCACGCATATTCGGTTTCAAGCAAAATAAACAAATCATCTTGAGTGCAGCAGGGCTGTATAGAGTAAAGCTGCAAAACcatcattgttgagtttgctgctTCAGAGACTCTTCGTTGGTATCATAACATTTTAACTTGTACTCTTTTATGCAGCTCCTAAGTTTCTTGGGTTTCGACCTCTGACTAGTTCACAGTCATTCTGCTACTCTTTCGGTAAATCTCAAGGCTTTTCACCTGCTACTGATCCCTCTAAATATTGATAATGACATACAAAGGCATATGCAGCTTTCTATCTCTTGATTCTTGAAATCTTTATTCTGGAAATATGTTGTAGTTACTGACGTACCACCTGGTCTTATTCAGCTGGGAAGTAGTAAATAGACAGTTTGCACTAATCCATTCCTTCCGCACGTGGGGCTCATGCCATTTGTTCATTCATGATTCCACTTAGATGAATCTCAGTAGACAGCGCTCTGTTATCATGGTGTCGAGTCACGAGTCCCTGCTCGCTCATGCGGGTGGCGTGTCATTTATCAGGGGGATTAAGATGTGTAGAAAACATTTAAAACCCAGGCATGCACATTTTGTTATTATGAAGACCATGTAGACGTTTACATTTGCAATATATATATTTCCAAATGAGCTTGGCATAGTTGAAGAATAGTTCGATACACTAGGTGTCCTTTTAAATTTTAGATTTAGATCAAAACTGATGGTATGCTCCTCCTAGTTGGTGATGGAAAGGCGGATCAGATACATGAACCCTGGACACATCCTTAGCGATTATTCCATGATCTGAATTTTCATACGGTGCCCATCTATCAATGTTTTATCTATTTTCACCAGAAGTGTTAAGTTGATTAAGCTATATTACAGGTTATGCCTCACTTTTTGGGAACATGATGTATTATGAGTCCTATGTTGCGTCTGCTACACATGTTTTGGAAGGTGGAGAAGAACGCATGAAGATGGAGCTAGCTAAAATGTACTCCAACTATGATTTATATTCTTTCGGTATCAGCCTCTCGGGTGTTCCAACTAACAATCTGTTTCATTCACAGAATACTTAATAACCATAGCACTGATGAATTGCTGGTTGGAGCTGTACAAAGACACTTCATAGCTGAGAATCTGTTGAGTGACCAGCATCAAGATCAACGACTTTTCAGGTGGCGCCAGCGTAACTCATATGTGGACTACACTTTCAAGGAAAGGATGAAGGAGTATGAAGCAAACAGCtcagaggacgacgaggctgaatcAAGCGTAAGCACTGTGAGTTGCAGCTAATGCTAGATCCATGCAGTCTAGTAGCCAGCGTCGGTCGTTAATTTACAGGGAAAAAGAACAGGCCATTTATATGGTCTGAATTAGAAAAAGGAACATTATTCACCTATTTCTATGTTTATGTTTGCAGAGATTATTTGAGGAGGACTCTCTGGCCTGTATACTTGGCACTCCAGGGAGCAACATGGAGATGAGCAAGTCCCCTGAGCACAAAGGAGGCACTGTCCTTACGAGACGAGAGCTGCACGTTCACCGGATAAGTCACCGGCATGGACGTCACGAGCATGCTGACAAAGCTGCTGTGTTATGATGGTGGCCTTAGCGGTGTCGTGGAAGAAAGTTCAGTTCAGGCTTGTAGATGTGCATGGAGTTGTAATTTGTAGGGGAGTTGTGTTTAGAAGTGACGTACGTGGGATTGAAGTGATGGACGTGTTGTGTCTGTTCCATATTCGACTTTACCAAATCAATGGTTCCTAGGTTTCTGAACAACCGGACGAATGACGAAACGGTAAGTGCGGGACTCCCAGGAGAAGCATTGGGTGGCGGCTGAAAAAACCCATCCAGGGTTCGGTTCCCTCGCCAGCGATGCAGctggtccgctccgcctccgggtGGCCTTAGGGCTTTAGCGGTGTGGCAGACCACGGCCTCAAGTTTTCGTTCTTTGTTAGGTTattttcagtgtcttcttcgaGATGGTGAGGCGACGGCTCCATCTTGATGTAAGAATAAGATCCTCCCCGCTCTATCCTTGTTCTGGAGGCCCGTCTAGCATcggcggagggcgcgtggagttatGTGCTCGGCGGATCTCGCGGGATACGAtcggttttcgtgtttgttggtgtggtttcagtTCAGTCTCTTTCGATTGCTACTTTGGTGCGTTGGttctttgggaccttagcacaacgacttcttgtttgtctactacaacaatcTCTACTACGATAAATTTTGCCCGATTTTGATGATGGAGGGACGAGGACAACAGCGCCTTCGGCTCGCGTCA includes:
- the LOC124685956 gene encoding uncharacterized protein LOC124685956 isoform X2 — protein: MMYYESYVASATHVLEGGEERMKMELAKIILNNHSTDELLVGAVQRHFIAENLLSDQHQDQRLFRWRQRNSYVDYTFKERMKEYEANSSEDDEAESSRLFEEDSLACILGTPGSNMEMSKSPEHKGGTVLTRRELHVHRISHRHGRHEHADKAAVL
- the LOC124685956 gene encoding uncharacterized protein LOC124685956 isoform X1; translation: MMYYESYVASATHVLEGGEERMKMELAKIILNNHSTDELLVGAVQRHFIAENLLSDQHQDQRLFRWRQRNSYVDYTFKERMKEYEANSSEDDEAESSVSTRLFEEDSLACILGTPGSNMEMSKSPEHKGGTVLTRRELHVHRISHRHGRHEHADKAAVL